ATATTGATGCGATGGTCACGCCAGAAGCAGGTTGTCGCAGCAGCCGTAATCGTGATGCCGCGTTCCCGCTCCTGCTCCATCCAATCCATCGTCGCGGCACCCTCGTGCACTTCGCCGATCTTATGCGAAATCCCAGTGTAATACAGGATGCGCTCAGTCGTCGTCGTCTTACCAGCATCAATGTGAGCCATGATGCCGATGTTTCGAGTTTTTTCTAATGGTGATTGACGTGCCACGTACTTCCCCTAAAAATACATATGCCGCAAACCGAGCCAACAAAGCGCTGCGATCGACCAACACCGTCTACACGAATCGCAGCACGGCCCAGCTGCGGCACAGAACAACGCTACCAGCGATAGTGCGCGAATGCCTTATTGGCCTCCGCCATCCGATGTACGTCTTCCCGCTTCTTCACCGCAGCCCCGGTATTATTCGATGCATCCATCAGCTCCGCCGCGAGCTTCTCGCGCATACTCTTCCCGCCGCGCGTACGCGAATACTCAGCCAGCCAACGGAGCGCCAGCGACATCCGGCGAGCCGGACGAATTTCCACCGGCACCTGATACGAGGCGCCGCCGACCCGGCGAGACTTCACCTCGACGACCGGCTTCACATTATCAATCGCCGTCCGGAACACCTTCAGCGGATCATTACCGGTCTTCTCTTGAATGACATCGAAGGCTCCGTAGCAAATACGCTCCGCCGTGCTCTTCTTGCCACCAGACATCAAAATATTTAAAAACTTCCCGACGAGTTTGTCGCGATACCGCACATCGGGGAGCGTCACGCGCTGGTCTAAAAATCTAGTTCTTGGCATGTGTCATTCACTCTCTCGTTACCGACAAAGAAAATCTTTTCTACTTAGGACGCTTCGCCCCATACTTCGACCGGCTCTGCTTTCGATCCGCCACACCGACCGCGTCAAGCGCACCTCTGACGATGTGGTAGCGCACACCCGGCAAGTCCTTTACGCGACCGCCGCGCACGAGCACAATGGAGTGCTCCTGGAGGTTGTGGCCGACACCGGGAATGTACGTCGTGACTTCCATCCCGTTCGTCAACCGGACACGCGCGACCTTACGCAACGCGGAGTTCGGCTTCTTCGGCGTCGAGGTGTAGACACGAAGACAGACGCCACGCTTCTGCGGGCACGACTTGAGCGCAGGGCTCTTCGTCTTTGCGTGCGCCAGCTTGCGACCTTTTCTGACTAGCTGATTAATCGTTGGCATTAGTACGTCACTCTCATCTTCAGCACAGTTTGACTGATCCGCCCAAACCTTCACGTCTAGAGCCCGCGGATTATAATGATCCGCCATCTCACTGTCAAGTCAGGCTCAATATTGCAGGGATTATGAGCGAGTTGACCCTTCTGACCCCGCAGCCACACCCTCACGTGTGAGCGCAGAGGCATCTCCCTGAACCGCAATCACAGGCTCCGGCTTAGGACTCACAACGAACGTGTCGCGATATTCGTCGAAGCCCGTCCCCGCCGGAATCAACCGACCCACGATCACGTTTTCCTTCAGGCCCAGCAGCTTGTCCTCGCGCCCGTTGATCGCTGCTTCCGTCAAGACGCGAGTCGTTTCCTGGAACGAGGCCGCGGAAATGAAACTATCCGTAGTGAGCGCTGCCTTGGTAATACCCAG
This genomic stretch from Nitrospirota bacterium harbors:
- the rpsG gene encoding 30S ribosomal protein S7, whose amino-acid sequence is MPRTRFLDQRVTLPDVRYRDKLVGKFLNILMSGGKKSTAERICYGAFDVIQEKTGNDPLKVFRTAIDNVKPVVEVKSRRVGGASYQVPVEIRPARRMSLALRWLAEYSRTRGGKSMREKLAAELMDASNNTGAAVKKREDVHRMAEANKAFAHYRW
- the rpsL gene encoding 30S ribosomal protein S12 — protein: MPTINQLVRKGRKLAHAKTKSPALKSCPQKRGVCLRVYTSTPKKPNSALRKVARVRLTNGMEVTTYIPGVGHNLQEHSIVLVRGGRVKDLPGVRYHIVRGALDAVGVADRKQSRSKYGAKRPK